A window of Juglans regia cultivar Chandler chromosome 7, Walnut 2.0, whole genome shotgun sequence contains these coding sequences:
- the LOC108982925 gene encoding eukaryotic initiation factor 4A: MDAVEAPSPPSQPPSHFSQQRHFYVAVDRLQFKMETLVDLLGVAGRRPCLPMAVCCSSRDELDAVCSAVSNLPYISLAPLYSDLAEAERALVLEKFRKATMNWIKNISVQPGDDSEIGKEEQKSLMIVVTDVCLPLLASGELPISARVLINYELPTKKEIYMRRTTTCLAADGIVINMVVGGEVVTLKSIEESSNLVIAEMPISISEIL, from the exons ATGGACGCCGTCGAAGCTCCCTCTCCTCCTTCTCAGCCCCCATCCCATTTCAG TCAACAACGCCATTTCTATGTTGCTGTGGACAGGCTTCAGTTCAAAATG GAGACGTTGGTGGATTTGTTAGGCGTGGCGGGACGGCGTCCATGCCTACCGATGGCCGTGTGCTGTAGTTCCCGCGACGAGCTTGACGCAGTCTGCTCCGCCGTATCCAACCTCCCCTATATTTCTTTGGCCCCTCTG TACAGTGACCTTGCTGAAGCAGAACGTGCTCTAGTTCTGGAAAAATTTCGGAAAGCCACAATGAACTGGATCAAGAACATCAGTGTTCAACCAGGAGATGACAGTGAAATTggaaaagaagaacaaaagTCTCTTATGATAGTTGTGACTGACGTTTGCCTCCCACTTCTTGCTTCTGGGGAATTGCCCATTTCTGCTCGTGTTTTGATAAATTATGAATTACCTACGAAGAAG GAAATATACATGAGGCGCACGACAACTTGCTTGGCAGCAG ATGGGATTGTAATCAATATGGTGGTTGGGGGTGAAGTGGTGACTCTCAAAAGCATAGAAGAAAGCAGCAATCTTGTCATAGCTGAAATGCCAATAAGT ATCTCTGAGATTTTGTGA
- the LOC108982931 gene encoding protein DETOXIFICATION 49-like — translation MYEDAPLAPLLSYYNSSKLEGGAENDAPLGVDEQNSQHIRLSLSEVAEEIKQLYILAIPMIITGLFIYGKSIISMFFMGKLGKETLAGGSLAISVANISGYSVISGLALGMEGISSQACGAKQWPLMAQTLQRTIIMLSLVCIPISLLWLNFEPILVFWGQNPTISSIASTYLAFSLPDLLFQSLINPLKIYLRTQNITLPLMLSAAFSLTLHAPINFFIFHHLNLGIRSIALAGALTDLNLLVMLLLYMRFSGTCKQSWQGWSRQCFKDWKPILGQAIPSCISVCLEWWWYEIIILLSGLLANAAEAVATMGILIQATALVYNFPIALNQAVSTRVGNELGANRPNKAKKSSIIALSCAILTGLTAMLFMMTMRNAWGWIFTTDEEILSLTAAAMQLVGLCELGNCPQTTVCGVLRGSTRPSLGANINLVSFYGFGLPVAVLMGFVMDMGLLGLWFGLLAAQAVCAAVMVVVLMRTDWPLQVDRAKKLTGTCVVEARSHDEGDLEGLLSVMLLNED, via the exons ATGTACGAGGATGCGCCTTTAGCCCCATTATTATCTTACTACAATTCGTCGAAGTTGGAAGGAGGTGCAGAGAATGATGCACCATTAGGTGTCGATGAACAAAATTCTCAACACATCCGACTCAGTCTTTCAGAG GTGGCTGAAGAGATCAAACAGCTATACATCTTAGCCATTCCAATGATAATCACAGGCCTCTTCATCTACGGTAAATCTATAATATCAATGTTCTTCATGGGGAAATTAGGGAAGGAGACATTAGCTGGTGGGTCTCTCGCAATCAGCGTAGCTAACATCTCCGGTTACTCTGTCATTTCCGGCCTTGCGCTGGGCATGGAAGGGATATCTTCCCAAGCCTGCGGGGCCAAGCAATGGCCTCTCATGGCTCAAACCCTCCAGCGCACAATCATTATGCTCAGTTTAGTCTGCATACCCATTTCATTATTGTGGCTGAACTTTGAACCCATCCTTGTCTTCTGGGGCCAAAACCCGACCATTTCATCCATTGCCAGTACCTATCTCGCATTTTCTCTCCCAGACCTCCTCTTCCAGTCCCTCATCAACCCTCTCAAAATCTACCTCAGAACCCAAAATATAACACTCCCTCTCATGCTCAGCGCCgctttctctctcactcttcaTGCACccatcaactttttcatcttccaTCATCTCAATCTCGGCATTCGGAGTATTGCCTTGGCCGGCGCCTTAACAGACCTAAATCTCCTTGTCATGCTTTTGCTTTACATGCGCTTTTCTGGCACTTGTAAGCAATCATGGCAAGGCTGGTCACGCCAATGCTTCAAGGACTGGAAACCAATTCTCGGCCAAGCCATCCCTAGTTGTATCTCCGTGTGCTTAGAGTGGTGGTGGTACGAGATAATTATACTACTTTCAGGGCTCCTCGCAAACGCGGCAGAGGCTGTGGCCACCATGGGAATTCTTATACAGGCAACTGCATTAGTTTACAACTTCCCAATTGCATTGAATCAAGCCGTGTCAACGCGGGTTGGCAATGAGCTAGGCGCAAACCGGCCTAACAAAGCGAAGAAATCCTCCATTATTGCACTCTCATGTGCCATTCTCACCGGTCTCACGGCCATGCTGTTCATGATGACCATGAGAAACGCTTGGGGTTGGATTTTTACCACCGATGAAGAGATACTATCATTGACGGCGGCGGCAATGCAGCTGGTGGGACTCTGTGAACTCGGGAACTGCCCGCAGACGACAGTTTGTGGGGTGCTGAGGGGCAGTACCAGGCCAAGTTTGGGAGCAAACATCAACCTGGTGTCTTTCTACGGCTTCGGATTGCCGGTGGCAGTTCTCATGGGCTTCGTGATGGACATGGGATTGTTAGGCCTTTGGTTCGGCTTGCTAGCTGCCCAGGCTGTGTGCGCTGCTGTAATGGTGGTTGTGTTAATGAGAACAGATTGGCCACTACAAGTAGACAGAGCCAAAAAACTCACTGGTACTTGTGTGGTGGAAGCACGGAGTCACGATGAAGGTGACCTTGAGGGCTTACTATCAGTCATGCTCTTAAATGAGGATTAA